In Verrucomicrobiia bacterium, the genomic window AATCCTCCATTTGGACGATCTCAATGCTACCGGTTTGCTTCATCCGCTCCGTTCGGTCTCGCAGAATTTTGCGGCGTGACAGCGATCCCCTCGGGCCAGGCCCGGCGGGTCTGCACGCGCAACCTGGATTTCTTTCTACGCCACCACGTGTTACAGGAGCAAGGAGCGTTGTCCCTCGGTTGGACCGACGAATTTCCAGAAATCACCGAGGCTTATAGTTGCGCAAGTTCCCCGTATTGGGCTGCCAAAGGGTTTTCCCCATTGTTGCTGCCATCGAAACACCGGTTTTGGCAGTCGAAGGACGAACCTCTGCCGTCCGAACAATCAGATTTCCAAATTGCGGTACCGCAAGCCGGATTGGTCGTGCGCGGCCATGATGGTGAAGTCGAGGTCTTGAACAGTTCCAATGGGATCAGTGTGGGCAACATCGCGTTCGGCACGTGGAAATGGGGCAAGCTGAGTTTCCGGTCCGGCGTTGGCGGCGAAATCGCGTCGTCCGCCACGCGTTACCCGCTGGACGCGGCACTTACGGCGGAATTCGCGAACGGCACGATATACGGCCGCCACCAATGCCAGCCCATTGCTGTGGCAGCGGATCATTGCGCGTCGGCGTACGGTTTGGGCGACCGCTTCGCCCAGAACCATGCCAGCGTGGAGACCTACCTCTGGTGGAAAGGCGGCTGGCAATTTCAATGGCACCGCGTGGTCGCTTATCAACCGGCTATCTTTCGGCTGGGCACGTACAGTTTGCCGCTGAAAGATGCCACGCACCGCGAACTGGCGATTGCCGACGGCTTCGCTCGCGCCAATACCGCTGAGTGTGGCGTGGCATTCCAACCGCTACTGGGTTTCCGGCGTACCAAAGCGCATGAGTCCGATCCGGAACGTCGCACACACATCCTTGCCTGGCACTCGCTCGTCCTGGCGGGGGAAACGGAAAAGATAGTCGGGGAGCAACACTTGCTGGCATTGGTTTGGGTTGGACGGACGGATAAGGAACGCGCTCCCTGGAAGGTTCAATCCAGTTCCGAAGGGAAACTGACGCTACGCCATCCCGCGCTCGGAGAGTGGCACCTAACGCACGCGGAGTTACCAGCGTTGCCCGTGGTGTAGCGGGCGATCCAGCCCGTTTGATAATTATGACTGACAAATTGACTTCATTGGCGAGCTTGGCGCGGGGTTTTGGGGGT contains:
- a CDS encoding DUF2264 domain-containing protein, whose product is MNTNLLPSPVNSPAATAYVPVNTATEGSYAWWRSAAENLLVPLAALMRPGKADLPLRGQASNHGAQADRLESFARPCLLASHWLASEPGVAEKLSRDDIAAWFRRGLLAGTDPSSPEYWGPTANHHQHTVEMAALTLALQIAHPSLWEPLTKPERVQVANWFASIRGGGLHRNNHMFFSVMTLAFLNQEGFARSSDAPVMRHLLDVLESMALGGGWFIDGMNETVDYYQAYAFHYYGLWWSRLYGYTDPKRARRWKDWTRQFLKDYIHFFAASGENPPFGRSQCYRFASSAPFGLAEFCGVTAIPSGQARRVCTRNLDFFLRHHVLQEQGALSLGWTDEFPEITEAYSCASSPYWAAKGFSPLLLPSKHRFWQSKDEPLPSEQSDFQIAVPQAGLVVRGHDGEVEVLNSSNGISVGNIAFGTWKWGKLSFRSGVGGEIASSATRYPLDAALTAEFANGTIYGRHQCQPIAVAADHCASAYGLGDRFAQNHASVETYLWWKGGWQFQWHRVVAYQPAIFRLGTYSLPLKDATHRELAIADGFARANTAECGVAFQPLLGFRRTKAHESDPERRTHILAWHSLVLAGETEKIVGEQHLLALVWVGRTDKERAPWKVQSSSEGKLTLRHPALGEWHLTHAELPALPVV